From Haloarcula sp. CBA1127, a single genomic window includes:
- a CDS encoding sulfatase-like hydrolase/transferase, producing the protein MPEFRSYTANSDWERTAAIATSSNTSNTFPALFGASYYPQVWMKDGTVNPDIPTLPEKVNRAGYSTAGFIASNPWLSRWRDEFDTFWNGGIEDSSRLRFGLERARNLLQLKPLIPAETVLQRAKTWWENTDPPRFLWVHLMEPHKPYLPGVTRGLEIGPVLSPLSLAAAPQYDDTAYPEWLRQHSRSLYKQAVRRLDTHLTPWLRTFGDTPTVITADHGEEFDHGIVSHKQLYDETVRVPLLTNSDVGRLTDGLTRQIDIAPTILRFLGLDPPTVWEGTEAAATARPQRLLCGPDDDTGKIWAGIRTEGEKLVNTYDYDWNVINTEFYQLASDPDELYPKPKQAAPTELLDAVSDFVSRPEIQEPLQEWYSDLGTIEDSAVESRLEDLGYL; encoded by the coding sequence ATGCCAGAGTTCCGATCGTATACGGCTAATAGCGATTGGGAGCGGACAGCAGCGATAGCAACGTCCTCAAACACGAGCAATACCTTTCCAGCGTTGTTTGGAGCATCATACTACCCGCAGGTCTGGATGAAAGACGGGACTGTCAACCCAGACATCCCGACCTTGCCCGAGAAGGTTAACCGAGCTGGCTACTCGACAGCCGGATTTATCGCTTCGAACCCCTGGCTGAGTCGATGGCGTGACGAATTCGACACGTTCTGGAACGGCGGGATTGAGGATTCGAGCCGACTGCGGTTCGGCCTCGAACGGGCACGTAACCTTCTGCAACTAAAGCCGCTGATACCTGCGGAAACTGTTTTGCAACGAGCGAAGACTTGGTGGGAAAACACCGATCCACCACGATTCCTCTGGGTCCATCTGATGGAACCACATAAACCGTATCTCCCCGGAGTAACACGCGGACTGGAGATCGGACCTGTCTTATCACCGCTTTCGCTCGCAGCGGCACCCCAGTACGACGACACAGCGTATCCCGAGTGGCTGCGGCAGCATTCACGGAGCCTATACAAACAGGCTGTGCGGCGACTGGATACCCATCTGACGCCGTGGCTCCGGACGTTCGGCGATACCCCGACTGTCATTACTGCCGACCATGGTGAGGAGTTTGACCACGGGATTGTGAGCCACAAGCAATTATACGACGAAACGGTCCGCGTCCCGCTCTTGACAAACAGCGATGTCGGTCGACTAACGGACGGTCTCACCCGTCAGATAGATATTGCCCCGACGATACTCCGGTTTCTGGGTCTTGACCCACCGACCGTCTGGGAGGGAACTGAGGCGGCAGCAACCGCACGCCCGCAACGGCTTCTATGTGGACCGGATGACGACACGGGAAAAATATGGGCTGGTATCCGGACAGAAGGAGAGAAATTGGTGAACACCTACGATTATGACTGGAACGTTATCAATACGGAATTCTATCAGTTAGCGTCTGATCCAGATGAATTATATCCGAAACCGAAACAGGCTGCGCCGACGGAACTGCTTGACGCGGTAAGTGACTTCGTGAGCCGACCTGAGATACAGGAGCCACTACAGGAGTGGTACTCGGACCTCGGCACTATTGAAGACTCAGCTGTCGAGAGTAGATTAGAAGACCTGGGATATCTCTAA
- a CDS encoding DUF1616 domain-containing protein, giving the protein MHAVPADLLIVLLYVAATGLTVFVPVLRSSPLRVIVGVPFVLFIPGYALIAVLFPGAPPQNHPTSAGVDAAETTGSISDQVDGIERLTLSLATSISLVIFCGLFLEISPWEFRTVTLFVTVAGFVLLATVVGIKRRRALPAEDRYTVPIGPWYRTIRHRLGKPPTRVDLGLNILLIVGVVLTAITLGFGVGGPTDEEGITEMYLLTETADGDLVARDYPTEFTSGQQRQIVLGLENHEHETIRYTTVVELQEVSDDGTMTVRESELYRLSVTLAHNQSDTVPHSIAPKLTGPRLRLAYLLYRGEPPREPTIANAYRETHLWINVTTSG; this is encoded by the coding sequence GTGCACGCAGTCCCCGCCGATCTGCTGATTGTTCTCCTCTATGTAGCCGCGACTGGCCTCACAGTGTTCGTGCCTGTTCTCCGTTCGTCCCCGTTGCGAGTCATTGTCGGCGTTCCGTTTGTCCTGTTTATTCCAGGCTACGCACTTATTGCCGTCCTATTTCCCGGGGCACCACCACAGAATCACCCGACATCTGCTGGCGTCGACGCTGCTGAGACGACGGGAAGTATTAGTGACCAAGTCGACGGGATTGAACGGCTCACTCTCTCCCTTGCGACGAGCATTTCGCTCGTTATTTTCTGCGGGCTGTTTCTCGAGATATCTCCTTGGGAGTTTAGAACCGTCACACTATTCGTCACTGTCGCCGGGTTCGTGCTCCTCGCCACTGTGGTCGGTATAAAACGACGCAGGGCACTTCCGGCCGAGGATCGCTATACCGTCCCCATCGGGCCCTGGTACCGAACTATCCGTCACCGACTCGGAAAACCGCCGACCCGGGTCGACCTCGGACTGAATATACTGCTGATCGTCGGGGTTGTGCTCACAGCTATAACCCTCGGGTTTGGCGTCGGTGGGCCAACCGACGAGGAGGGGATCACAGAGATGTATCTGCTGACCGAGACAGCTGATGGCGACCTTGTTGCCAGAGACTATCCCACAGAATTCACGAGCGGCCAACAGAGGCAGATCGTCCTTGGGCTAGAAAACCATGAGCACGAGACGATCAGATACACGACCGTCGTCGAACTTCAGGAAGTATCAGACGATGGGACAATGACTGTACGCGAGAGCGAGCTATATCGGCTTTCAGTTACGCTGGCACACAACCAGAGTGACACGGTTCCACACAGCATCGCGCCAAAACTGACCGGTCCGCGACTCAGATTGGCGTATTTGCTCTATCGCGGCGAACCACCAAGAGAGCCGACGATTGCGAACGCGTATCGCGAGACTCATCTCTGGATTAATGTAACCACTTCTGGGTGA